A window from Candidatus Methanomethylicota archaeon encodes these proteins:
- a CDS encoding methyltransferase domain-containing protein, which produces MMKREELYFKRIYAGRVDVFFEPPFFKIIHLDRYLWASAHLSDSALILDLGCGTGYGAPLIRRRTRGLIILADISADALQYGKKFYPVKNCERVVCDALHLPFRDEVFDGCLMLEVIEHLLQPEKALEEANRILKRSGVFIITTPNADNFSYRIYRYFGKPIKVGKHHVKEFGYDEFKFILKKAGFKIVEEMGQLFYFPGAFKVAFKFPRLARLLIKTGRRFPKYSLHQCYVCEKIK; this is translated from the coding sequence ATGATGAAGAGGGAAGAATTATATTTTAAGAGAATATATGCTGGGAGGGTAGATGTATTCTTTGAACCTCCATTTTTTAAGATAATACACCTGGATAGGTATTTATGGGCTTCTGCTCACCTCTCGGATAGCGCACTTATACTAGACCTCGGTTGTGGGACGGGCTATGGTGCACCCCTTATTAGAAGAAGAACGCGAGGTCTGATAATTCTAGCTGACATTTCAGCAGATGCACTTCAATACGGGAAAAAGTTTTACCCTGTTAAGAATTGTGAAAGGGTGGTATGTGACGCGTTGCACCTACCTTTTAGGGATGAAGTATTTGATGGCTGTTTGATGCTTGAGGTAATAGAACATCTTCTGCAACCGGAAAAAGCGCTTGAAGAAGCGAATCGAATATTAAAGCGTAGCGGCGTCTTCATAATCACAACGCCGAATGCTGATAATTTTAGCTATAGGATCTATCGTTATTTTGGCAAACCTATTAAGGTGGGCAAGCATCACGTTAAAGAGTTTGGATATGATGAGTTTAAGTTCATTCTAAAAAAAGCGGGATTTAAAATAGTAGAGGAAATGGGGCAATTATTTTACTTCCCTGGAGCATTTAAAGTGGCATTTAAATTTCCGAGGTTAGCAAGGCTTCTGATTAAAACTGGAAGAAGATTTCCAAAATATTCTCTTCATCAATGCTATGTTTGTGAAAAGATTAAGTAA
- a CDS encoding NAD-dependent epimerase/dehydratase family protein — protein sequence MKWSNKLVLLTGAAGFIGSHLLRRLIRLNTKVIAVDDLSVGVKENIMFFDGEFHLLDVSERNFVELMKRYDFDFIFHFGAPSSVILFNKDPEGMFRKTVSGFMNVMEVAVETKCRKVVYPSSGSVYGEVPPPQSEDAIPKPVNLYGIAKLTCEKIADYYGRARGVKSVGLRIFAGYGPGEDHKGDIASPVTIFLKSILRDESPIVFGDGTQSRDFVYIDDVVEAILRCAERDVPPIINVGSGKTYSFNDVIKLINELLKKDVKPKYVMKPVNYLEKTQADITLMKNFLGINPLDLRGGLIKYIDSLPK from the coding sequence TCTCACCTGCTAAGGAGGCTTATAAGGTTGAATACAAAGGTCATTGCAGTAGACGATCTTTCAGTGGGGGTCAAAGAGAACATCATGTTCTTTGATGGAGAGTTTCACTTGCTTGACGTGAGCGAGAGGAACTTCGTTGAACTCATGAAGAGGTACGACTTCGACTTCATCTTCCATTTTGGAGCACCATCTTCAGTTATCCTGTTCAATAAAGACCCTGAAGGGATGTTCCGCAAGACTGTCTCCGGTTTTATGAACGTAATGGAGGTGGCAGTCGAAACCAAGTGTAGGAAGGTAGTGTACCCATCCTCAGGTAGTGTATATGGAGAGGTTCCTCCACCTCAGTCGGAGGATGCTATTCCCAAGCCCGTGAACTTGTATGGTATAGCCAAGCTCACTTGCGAGAAGATAGCCGACTACTATGGTCGAGCGAGGGGAGTTAAAAGCGTTGGCCTTAGGATCTTCGCAGGCTATGGACCAGGTGAAGACCATAAGGGGGACATAGCTAGCCCAGTAACGATCTTCTTAAAGTCCATATTAAGAGATGAGAGTCCGATAGTGTTTGGTGATGGCACGCAGAGCAGGGACTTCGTCTATATAGACGATGTAGTAGAAGCGATACTGCGATGCGCTGAAAGAGACGTCCCTCCAATCATAAATGTCGGGAGCGGGAAGACTTACTCATTCAATGACGTAATTAAGCTAATAAACGAACTCCTTAAAAAGGACGTCAAGCCGAAATACGTAATGAAACCAGTAAACTATCTAGAAAAAACTCAAGCAGATATAACACTGATGAAAAACTTCCTTGGCATAAATCCATTAGACTTAAGAGGGGGGCTCATAAAATATATCGACTCGCTACCGAAGTGA